A DNA window from Xanthomonas campestris pv. campestris str. ATCC 33913 contains the following coding sequences:
- a CDS encoding flagellar basal body P-ring protein FlgI, with protein MNLSSLPHRLLAAAVALCAIAAPASAERIKDLAQVGGVRGNALVGYGLVVGLDGSGDRTSQAPFTVQSLKNLLGELGVNVPANVNPQLKNVAAVAIHAELPPFAKPGQPIDITVSSIANAVSLRGGSLLMAPLKGADGQVYAMAQGNLVVGGFGAQGKDGSRVSVNIPSVGRIPNGATVERALPDVFAGSGEITLNLHQNDFTTVSRMVAAIDNSFGAGTARAVDGVTVSVRSPTDPSARIGLLARLENVELSPGDAPAKVVVNARTGTVVIGQLVRVMPAAIAHGSLTVTISENTNVSQPGAFSGGRTAVTPQSTIKATSEGSRMFKFEGGTTLDQIVRAVNEVGAAPGDLVAILEALKQAGALTAELEVI; from the coding sequence ATGAATCTGTCTTCCCTGCCCCACCGTCTGCTCGCTGCCGCTGTCGCGCTGTGCGCGATTGCCGCACCGGCGTCGGCCGAACGCATCAAGGATCTCGCCCAGGTTGGCGGCGTGCGCGGCAACGCGCTGGTCGGTTACGGCCTGGTGGTTGGCCTGGATGGCAGCGGCGACCGCACCAGCCAGGCGCCCTTCACCGTGCAGAGCCTGAAAAACCTGCTCGGCGAGCTGGGCGTCAATGTTCCGGCGAACGTCAACCCGCAGCTGAAAAACGTCGCGGCCGTGGCCATCCACGCCGAGCTGCCGCCGTTCGCCAAGCCCGGCCAGCCGATCGACATCACCGTCTCTTCGATCGCCAATGCGGTGTCGCTGCGTGGCGGCTCGCTGCTGATGGCACCACTGAAGGGCGCCGACGGCCAGGTCTATGCCATGGCCCAGGGCAACCTGGTGGTGGGCGGCTTCGGCGCGCAGGGCAAGGACGGCTCGCGGGTGTCGGTCAATATTCCCAGCGTCGGCCGCATTCCCAACGGCGCCACGGTGGAACGCGCGCTGCCGGACGTGTTCGCCGGCAGTGGCGAGATCACCTTGAACCTGCACCAGAACGACTTCACCACCGTTTCGCGCATGGTGGCGGCGATCGACAACAGCTTCGGCGCCGGTACCGCGCGTGCGGTGGATGGCGTCACCGTCTCGGTGCGCTCACCGACCGACCCCAGCGCCCGCATCGGCTTGCTGGCGCGGCTGGAAAACGTTGAACTCTCGCCCGGCGATGCGCCGGCCAAGGTGGTGGTCAATGCACGCACCGGCACGGTGGTGATCGGCCAGCTGGTGCGGGTGATGCCGGCGGCGATCGCGCATGGCTCGCTCACCGTGACCATCAGCGAAAACACCAATGTCAGCCAGCCAGGCGCCTTCAGTGGCGGCCGCACCGCGGTCACCCCGCAGTCCACCATCAAGGCCACCTCCGAAGGTAGCCGCATGTTCAAGTTCGAAGGCGGCACCACGCTCGACCAGATCGTTCGCGCGGTCAACGAGGTGGGTGCGGCTCCCGGCGACCTGGTCGCCATTCTCGAAGCTCTGAAGCAGGCTGGCGCGCTGACGGCGGAGCTAGAGGTGATCTGA
- the flgH gene encoding flagellar basal body L-ring protein FlgH, translating to MSRLPSLSSLCLAIACSALLGGCVAAGDVRPFAELAPIVPVVAPVAQPTAGAIYAAGPSLNLYGDRRARDVGDLLTVNLVENTTASSTANTSISKADTVDMSTPTLLGVPLTVNGIDVLRNSTSGDRSFDGKGNTAQSNRMQGSVTVTVMQRLPNGNLVIQGQKNLRLTQGDELVQVQGIVRAADIAPDNSVPSSKVADARIAYGGRGAIAQSNAMGWLSRFFNSRLSPY from the coding sequence ATGTCCCGCCTGCCCTCTCTTTCCTCCCTGTGCCTCGCCATCGCCTGCAGCGCGCTGCTGGGTGGCTGCGTGGCAGCCGGCGACGTGCGGCCGTTTGCCGAACTGGCGCCGATCGTGCCGGTGGTTGCGCCGGTCGCGCAGCCCACCGCCGGTGCGATCTACGCTGCCGGCCCGAGCCTGAATCTCTACGGCGACCGCCGCGCACGCGATGTCGGCGACCTGCTGACGGTGAACCTGGTGGAAAACACCACCGCCTCGTCCACCGCCAACACCAGCATCAGCAAGGCCGACACCGTGGACATGAGCACGCCCACGCTGTTGGGTGTGCCGCTCACCGTCAACGGCATCGACGTGCTGCGTAACTCCACCAGCGGCGACCGCAGCTTCGATGGCAAGGGCAATACCGCGCAGAGCAACCGCATGCAGGGCAGCGTGACCGTCACCGTGATGCAGCGCCTGCCCAACGGCAATCTGGTGATCCAGGGCCAGAAGAATCTGCGCCTGACCCAGGGCGATGAACTTGTGCAGGTGCAAGGCATCGTGCGCGCCGCCGACATCGCCCCGGACAACAGCGTGCCGTCGAGCAAGGTGGCCGATGCCCGCATTGCCTACGGCGGCCGCGGCGCGATCGCGCAGTCCAACGCGATGGGCTGGCTGAGCCGCTTCTTCAATTCCCGTCTATCGCCCTACTGA
- the flgG gene encoding flagellar basal-body rod protein FlgG, with product MNQALWVAKTGLDAQQTRMSVISNNLANTNTTGFKRDRAAFEDLLYQQVRAPGGSTSAQTQLPTGLQLGTGVRVVSTFKGFDQGSQQQTGRALDVMVNGRGFFEVQMPDGTSAYTRDGTFQINAQGEVVTNSGYPLQPGIQVPEGAQSLTIGNDGTISVTLAGQAAAQEIGALTLTDFINPSGLQAKGENLFVETTASGPAQNGTPGLNGLGTTVQGALEGSNVNTVEELVSMIETQRAYEMNAKAISTTDSMLGYLNNNV from the coding sequence ATGAATCAGGCTTTGTGGGTCGCCAAAACCGGACTGGATGCGCAGCAGACGCGCATGTCGGTCATTTCCAACAACCTGGCCAATACCAATACCACCGGCTTCAAGCGCGACCGTGCCGCGTTTGAAGACCTGCTGTATCAACAGGTGCGCGCGCCGGGTGGTTCCACCTCCGCGCAGACGCAGCTGCCCACCGGCCTGCAACTGGGTACCGGTGTGCGCGTGGTCTCCACCTTCAAGGGCTTCGACCAGGGCAGCCAGCAGCAGACCGGCCGCGCGCTCGACGTGATGGTCAACGGCCGCGGCTTCTTCGAAGTGCAGATGCCCGACGGTACCTCGGCCTACACCCGCGACGGCACCTTCCAGATCAACGCGCAGGGCGAAGTCGTCACCAACAGCGGCTACCCGCTGCAGCCGGGCATCCAGGTGCCGGAAGGCGCGCAGTCGCTGACCATCGGCAACGACGGCACCATCAGCGTGACCCTGGCCGGCCAGGCCGCCGCGCAGGAAATCGGCGCGTTGACGCTGACCGACTTCATCAACCCCTCGGGCCTGCAGGCCAAGGGCGAAAACCTGTTTGTCGAAACCACCGCTTCCGGGCCCGCGCAGAACGGCACCCCCGGCCTCAACGGCCTGGGTACCACCGTGCAGGGCGCGCTGGAAGGCAGCAACGTCAATACGGTGGAAGAGCTGGTGAGCATGATCGAGACGCAGCGCGCCTACGAAATGAACGCCAAGGCCATCTCCACCACCGACTCGATGCTCGGTTACTTGAACAACAACGTCTGA
- the flgF gene encoding flagellar basal-body rod protein FlgF: MDKALYVAMTGARASLQAQSTVSHNLANVDTVGFKAALANTEAFQIRGKGYPSRIDALHVDQGFDRSQGHQKVTGNPLDVSLQQDRWLAVQSPDGSEAYTRNGELALTANGQLVTANGHAVLDEGGNPMTIPPHQAMEIGSDGSISIIPQGEGPQTMAIVGKMKVVDAPADRLMRRPDGLMRNTSTDPAQAFAVATGKTVNSGMLEGSNVDAAGALVEMIQLQRQFEMQVKIIKNGDDNAQSANSLLRVSG; this comes from the coding sequence ATGGACAAAGCCCTCTACGTTGCAATGACCGGTGCCCGCGCTTCGCTGCAGGCGCAGAGCACCGTGTCGCACAATCTCGCCAACGTCGATACGGTGGGTTTCAAGGCCGCGTTGGCCAACACCGAGGCATTCCAGATCCGGGGCAAGGGGTATCCGTCGCGGATCGATGCGCTGCATGTGGACCAGGGCTTCGATCGCAGCCAGGGCCATCAGAAGGTCACCGGCAACCCGCTGGATGTTTCGTTGCAGCAGGATCGCTGGCTGGCGGTGCAGTCGCCGGACGGCAGCGAGGCCTACACCCGTAATGGCGAATTGGCGCTCACCGCCAATGGCCAGTTGGTCACTGCCAACGGGCACGCGGTGCTGGATGAAGGCGGCAACCCGATGACCATCCCGCCGCACCAGGCGATGGAAATCGGCAGCGATGGCAGCATCTCGATCATTCCGCAGGGCGAAGGCCCGCAGACCATGGCCATCGTCGGCAAGATGAAGGTGGTCGATGCGCCCGCCGACCGTTTGATGCGACGCCCGGACGGGTTGATGCGCAATACCAGCACCGACCCGGCGCAGGCATTTGCGGTGGCCACCGGCAAGACCGTCAACAGCGGCATGCTGGAAGGCAGCAACGTGGATGCCGCCGGCGCGCTGGTGGAGATGATCCAGCTGCAGCGCCAGTTTGAAATGCAGGTGAAGATCATCAAGAACGGCGACGACAACGCGCAGTCGGCCAATTCGTTGCTGCGTGTCAGCGGCTAA
- the flgE gene encoding flagellar hook protein FlgE yields the protein MAFNTSLSGINAANADLNVTSNNIANVNTTGFKESRAEFADMFQSTSYGLSRNAVGSGVRVSNVAQQFSQGNIDPTGRSLDLAISGEGFFAVSSNGAKMYTRAGNFQTDANGYVINPQGARLQVFAPNPSGNGFDVGRLSDLQLLTTDSPPKSTSTVNLAFTLPGNASAPTVTPFNPADDKTYSHSTGGINVYDSLGVSHVQTSYFVKTANPNEWQVHNYVDGSAVGAPTTLQFSDTGSLTTPANGIVAMDPFTPSTGAGVLSMQLNVSGSTQYGEAFALRDTRQDGYASGKLNEISIDTSGVVFARYSNGADKALGQVALNSFVNPQGLQSQGNNMWAESYTSGAARVGAPDTSDLGQIESGSLEASTVDLTEQLVNMIVAQRNFQANSQMISTQDQVTQTIINIR from the coding sequence ATGGCTTTCAATACCTCGTTGTCCGGCATCAACGCAGCCAATGCCGATCTGAACGTCACCTCCAACAACATCGCCAACGTCAACACGACTGGTTTCAAGGAGTCGCGCGCCGAGTTTGCCGACATGTTCCAGAGCACCAGCTACGGCCTGTCGCGCAATGCAGTGGGTTCGGGCGTGCGCGTCAGCAATGTGGCGCAGCAGTTCTCGCAGGGCAATATCGACCCGACCGGGCGCAGCCTGGATCTGGCGATCTCCGGCGAAGGCTTCTTCGCTGTGTCCTCCAACGGCGCCAAGATGTACACCCGCGCCGGCAACTTCCAGACCGATGCCAACGGCTATGTGATCAACCCGCAGGGCGCACGCCTGCAGGTATTCGCGCCCAATCCCAGCGGTAACGGCTTCGACGTCGGTCGCCTGTCGGACCTGCAGCTGCTGACCACCGACAGCCCGCCCAAGTCGACCTCCACCGTCAACCTGGCCTTCACCCTGCCCGGCAATGCCAGCGCACCGACGGTCACCCCGTTCAACCCGGCCGATGACAAGACCTACAGCCATTCCACCGGCGGCATCAACGTCTACGATTCGCTGGGCGTCAGCCACGTGCAGACCTCCTACTTCGTCAAGACCGCCAACCCGAACGAGTGGCAGGTGCACAACTACGTGGATGGCTCGGCTGTTGGCGCGCCGACCACGCTGCAGTTCTCCGACACCGGCTCGCTGACCACCCCGGCCAACGGCATCGTGGCGATGGACCCGTTCACCCCGAGCACCGGTGCCGGCGTGCTGAGCATGCAGCTCAATGTCAGCGGTTCCACCCAATACGGCGAAGCCTTCGCGCTGCGCGATACGCGCCAGGATGGCTACGCCAGCGGCAAGCTCAACGAGATCAGCATCGACACCAGCGGCGTGGTGTTTGCGCGGTACTCCAACGGCGCCGACAAGGCGTTGGGCCAGGTCGCGCTGAACAGCTTCGTCAACCCGCAGGGCCTGCAGTCGCAGGGCAACAACATGTGGGCCGAAAGCTACACCTCCGGCGCCGCCCGCGTCGGCGCACCGGACACCTCGGACCTGGGCCAGATCGAATCCGGCTCGCTGGAAGCCTCCACGGTGGACCTCACCGAGCAGCTGGTGAACATGATCGTGGCCCAGCGTAACTTCCAGGCCAACTCGCAGATGATCTCGACCCAGGATCAGGTCACCCAGACGATCATCAATATTCGTTAA
- a CDS encoding flagellar hook capping FlgD N-terminal domain-containing protein: MSTIGSDLYNSLGLTTSSKVAKKEDALGQADFLKLMTEQLQHQDPLKPMENSAFLGQLAQFSTVQGIGDLNTKVGNFSDSMNSDQVLKGAALVGHNVLVPSAQVAIDATGSAKGVVAATSAGFVNFEITDANGTFVKQLSVPASAAGEVSFAWDGTDANGNRMAAGKYGITATQTDTAGAKSKLATYVDAPVDSVTIGSDGLYLNLTGLGTSPLANVLRVS; encoded by the coding sequence ATGAGCACGATCGGCAGTGACCTTTACAACAGCCTTGGGCTGACCACCAGCAGCAAGGTCGCCAAGAAAGAGGACGCGCTCGGCCAGGCCGACTTCCTCAAATTGATGACCGAGCAGCTCCAGCACCAGGACCCGCTCAAGCCCATGGAAAACAGCGCGTTTCTGGGCCAGCTGGCGCAGTTCTCCACCGTGCAGGGCATTGGCGACCTCAATACCAAGGTCGGCAATTTCTCCGATTCGATGAACAGCGACCAGGTGCTCAAGGGTGCCGCGCTGGTGGGCCACAACGTGTTGGTGCCCTCGGCGCAGGTGGCGATCGATGCGACCGGCTCGGCCAAGGGCGTGGTCGCCGCGACCTCGGCCGGTTTCGTCAATTTCGAAATCACCGATGCCAACGGCACCTTCGTCAAACAGCTCAGCGTGCCGGCCAGCGCCGCCGGTGAGGTGTCGTTTGCCTGGGATGGCACCGACGCCAACGGCAACCGCATGGCCGCCGGCAAATACGGCATTACCGCCACCCAAACCGACACCGCCGGTGCCAAAAGCAAACTGGCCACCTACGTGGACGCACCGGTGGACAGCGTCACGATCGGCTCGGACGGGCTGTATCTCAACCTGACGGGGCTCGGCACCTCCCCGCTCGCCAACGTGCTCCGCGTCAGCTGA
- the flgC gene encoding flagellar basal body rod protein FlgC — protein sequence MSNLPIFDVAGSALHAQSVRLSTIASNLANADSIAGSAEATYKPIEPIFQAQQNRQDPSLTSVNVKEITTTNAPPIRRYEPGHPLADADGYVFSPDVDPVSQMVNMISASRNYQAGVEMLNTAKELALATLTMGR from the coding sequence ATGAGCAATCTCCCGATTTTCGATGTCGCCGGTTCTGCGCTGCACGCGCAGTCCGTGCGCCTGAGCACCATCGCCTCCAACCTGGCCAATGCCGACTCGATCGCGGGCTCGGCGGAAGCGACCTACAAGCCGATCGAGCCGATCTTCCAGGCGCAGCAAAACCGCCAGGACCCCAGCCTGACCTCGGTGAACGTCAAAGAGATCACCACCACCAACGCGCCACCGATCCGCCGCTATGAGCCCGGGCACCCGCTGGCCGACGCCGACGGTTACGTGTTCTCGCCCGACGTGGACCCGGTCTCGCAGATGGTCAACATGATTTCCGCCTCGCGTAACTACCAGGCTGGCGTGGAAATGCTCAACACCGCCAAGGAACTGGCGCTCGCCACCTTGACCATGGGTCGCTGA
- the flgB gene encoding flagellar basal body rod protein FlgB → MSSPFTSFLGIHGDALTLREQRMKLIASNLSNVDTPGYKAKDLNFEAALKAAEGVRDGGLMQATDAKHYEIGSTAGLNPFQITREADQPSLDGNTVDPDAERAAYGRAALEYRASLSFLESKVRSMLTAITGQ, encoded by the coding sequence GTGTCCAGTCCCTTCACCTCCTTCCTAGGCATCCACGGCGACGCGCTCACCTTGCGCGAGCAGCGGATGAAGCTCATTGCCAGCAATCTGAGCAATGTGGACACCCCTGGCTACAAGGCCAAGGATCTGAACTTCGAAGCGGCATTGAAGGCGGCAGAAGGCGTCCGCGACGGCGGCCTGATGCAGGCCACCGATGCCAAGCACTACGAGATCGGCAGCACCGCCGGCCTCAACCCATTTCAGATCACCCGCGAAGCCGACCAGCCCAGCCTGGACGGCAACACCGTCGATCCTGATGCAGAACGCGCCGCCTACGGCCGCGCCGCGCTGGAATACCGCGCGTCGCTGAGCTTCCTCGAATCCAAGGTGCGCTCGATGCTCACCGCGATCACGGGCCAATAA
- a CDS encoding chemotaxis protein, whose amino-acid sequence MTHDLLNRIDQRTRLAGHNRLALLLFRLGGRQLFGVNVFKVQEVLRRPELFQVPGLPTEFAGVADVRGRSVPVLDLGLAIGHPERDPHGDNGPGYLVVAEFNRSVQGFLVSGVERIVNIAVEDIHPPPELGAEATYLTAVTRFQGELIQVIDVESVLADIAKVSKDVQLDPGLQLVTSDRQFQVLVVDDSRVARQQIRSVLDQLGVAATLLSDGRQALDHLLQVAASGENPAERYAMVISDIEMPAMDGYTLTTEIRRTPGLQGLYVLLHTSLSGVFNNAMVEQVGANAFVAKYSAHELADYVLARLRVVAEAA is encoded by the coding sequence ATGACCCACGATCTGCTCAACCGCATCGACCAGCGCACGCGTCTGGCTGGCCACAATCGACTGGCCCTGCTGCTGTTTCGGCTGGGCGGCCGCCAGCTTTTTGGTGTGAACGTCTTCAAGGTGCAGGAAGTGCTGCGCCGGCCGGAACTGTTCCAGGTGCCCGGCCTGCCGACCGAGTTCGCCGGCGTTGCCGACGTGCGCGGGCGCTCGGTGCCGGTGCTGGATTTAGGCCTGGCCATTGGCCACCCGGAGCGCGACCCGCATGGCGATAATGGGCCCGGCTACCTGGTGGTGGCCGAGTTCAACCGCTCGGTGCAGGGCTTTCTGGTCAGCGGCGTGGAACGCATCGTCAATATTGCGGTGGAAGATATTCACCCGCCGCCGGAACTGGGCGCTGAAGCCACTTATTTGACGGCGGTGACGCGGTTCCAGGGTGAGCTGATCCAGGTCATCGACGTGGAAAGCGTGCTGGCCGACATCGCCAAGGTCAGCAAGGACGTGCAGCTGGATCCCGGGCTGCAGCTGGTCACCTCCGACCGGCAGTTCCAGGTGCTGGTGGTGGACGACTCACGCGTGGCACGCCAGCAGATCCGCAGCGTGCTCGACCAGTTGGGCGTGGCGGCAACGCTGCTCTCCGACGGCCGCCAGGCGCTGGATCACCTGCTGCAGGTGGCCGCATCGGGCGAAAACCCGGCCGAGCGCTACGCCATGGTGATCTCCGATATCGAGATGCCGGCAATGGACGGCTACACGCTGACGACGGAAATCCGGCGCACGCCGGGCCTGCAGGGCCTGTACGTGCTGCTGCACACCTCGTTGTCGGGCGTGTTCAACAACGCCATGGTCGAGCAGGTGGGCGCCAACGCCTTCGTGGCCAAGTACAGCGCCCACGAGCTGGCCGATTACGTGCTGGCCCGCCTGCGCGTGGTGGCCGAAGCCGCCTGA
- the flgA gene encoding flagellar basal body P-ring formation chaperone FlgA, which translates to MRLLLLVILLVSAPAWADGYQSVDSIRAAALATVGPDAEAEATLDPGLRMPACPIALQAQPTGTNTVEVACPQPAGWRLFVPLKVRRNQDVLVLRRGITSGETISLADISIEKRDAARIVGAVLADPATAVGKTARRILPAGTLLSANDLVTPRLVRRGDTVPLVSRNGGLEVRMSGRALSDAGENERVSVENSSSRRVVQGIVEASGTVVVSR; encoded by the coding sequence ATGCGCCTGCTCCTGCTTGTCATCCTGTTGGTGTCTGCCCCGGCCTGGGCCGATGGCTACCAGTCCGTCGATTCGATCCGTGCCGCCGCGCTCGCCACCGTGGGCCCCGATGCCGAAGCCGAGGCCACGCTCGATCCCGGTCTTCGCATGCCGGCGTGCCCGATCGCGCTGCAGGCCCAGCCCACCGGTACCAATACGGTGGAAGTGGCGTGCCCGCAGCCGGCCGGCTGGCGCCTGTTCGTGCCGCTCAAGGTGCGGCGCAACCAGGATGTGCTGGTCCTGCGTCGCGGCATCACCTCTGGAGAAACCATCTCGTTGGCCGATATCAGCATCGAGAAGCGCGATGCCGCGCGGATCGTCGGTGCGGTCCTGGCCGACCCGGCTACGGCGGTGGGCAAGACCGCCCGCCGCATTCTGCCGGCTGGCACGCTGTTGTCGGCCAATGACCTGGTCACCCCGCGGCTGGTACGGCGTGGCGACACGGTGCCACTGGTGTCGCGCAATGGTGGGCTGGAGGTGCGCATGAGCGGTCGCGCGCTGTCCGACGCTGGTGAGAACGAGCGTGTCTCGGTGGAGAATTCATCCTCACGCCGGGTCGTTCAGGGCATTGTTGAAGCGAGCGGTACCGTGGTGGTGTCCAGATAG
- the flgM gene encoding flagellar biosynthesis anti-sigma factor FlgM: MSQKIEGNLPTAATLRTATVGSKIASAGEDRASPVAATPPTDSVKLTGEATNLQALQRELSQSSAIDTGRVQAVKEALQNGSYSINPDAIASRMMDLNQQLAG, translated from the coding sequence ATGAGCCAGAAAATCGAAGGCAATCTACCGACCGCAGCGACTCTTCGTACCGCCACCGTGGGCAGCAAGATTGCCTCCGCTGGAGAAGACCGCGCGTCACCCGTTGCCGCAACACCGCCCACCGACAGCGTCAAGCTGACCGGCGAGGCGACCAACCTGCAAGCGCTGCAGCGCGAGCTTTCGCAGTCCTCGGCGATCGACACCGGTCGCGTCCAGGCGGTGAAGGAAGCGTTGCAGAACGGCAGCTATTCCATCAACCCGGATGCCATCGCCAGCCGCATGATGGATCTGAACCAGCAACTGGCGGGCTAA
- a CDS encoding ATP-binding protein, with protein MTAKFFLNQTLLPSSAMLRAFGDQMLEGVLLFRADGQLIMANAIARQSLCKEDPTDDRNLGERISQVLPADALNQARSKGTWTGSLPVSDRVVIAHLYYNEEQGVGHFLALFHNIEGQQDYERELQQRHAELRQAYLRLNGAQDKLLQSEKMASIGQLAAGVAHEINNPIGYVHSNLGSLQEYLRSLFTLIEAYERALQAPDPKALIPEIDEIRNRADIDFISRDLPQLMAESREGIERVTRIVRDLKDFSYSDRSESWKMVDLHAGLESTINIIWNELKYKVTLERNYAELPLVECLPSELNQVYMNLLLNAGQAIVERGTITVTTGRDEAENVWIQFQDSGAGIAPDLLQRIFDPFFTTKPVGSGTGLGLSISYGIINKHHGRIDVESVPGQGASFRIVLPVRQPR; from the coding sequence GTGACTGCCAAGTTCTTTCTCAATCAGACGTTGTTGCCTTCCTCGGCCATGCTGCGCGCCTTCGGCGATCAGATGCTTGAGGGTGTGTTGCTGTTCCGCGCCGATGGCCAATTGATCATGGCCAACGCCATCGCGCGGCAGAGCCTGTGCAAGGAAGATCCCACCGACGACCGCAATCTCGGTGAGCGGATCTCGCAGGTCTTGCCCGCCGATGCGCTCAACCAGGCGCGTAGCAAGGGCACCTGGACCGGCAGCCTGCCGGTGAGCGACCGGGTGGTGATTGCGCATCTGTATTACAACGAGGAGCAGGGCGTCGGGCATTTTTTGGCGCTGTTCCACAATATCGAAGGCCAGCAGGACTACGAGCGCGAGCTGCAACAGCGGCATGCCGAGTTGCGCCAGGCCTATCTGCGCTTGAACGGCGCCCAGGACAAACTGCTGCAGTCCGAGAAAATGGCCTCCATCGGCCAGCTCGCTGCCGGCGTCGCGCATGAGATCAATAACCCGATCGGCTATGTGCACTCGAACCTGGGCAGCCTGCAGGAATATCTGCGCAGCCTGTTCACCCTGATCGAAGCCTACGAACGCGCCTTGCAGGCGCCGGATCCGAAAGCACTGATCCCCGAAATCGACGAGATCCGCAACCGCGCCGATATCGACTTCATCAGCCGCGATCTGCCGCAGCTGATGGCCGAATCACGCGAGGGTATCGAGCGCGTGACCCGCATCGTGCGCGACCTCAAGGACTTCTCGTACTCGGACCGTTCCGAGTCCTGGAAGATGGTGGACCTGCATGCCGGTCTCGAATCCACGATCAACATCATCTGGAACGAACTCAAGTACAAGGTCACCCTGGAGCGCAATTACGCCGAGCTGCCGTTGGTGGAATGCCTGCCATCCGAGCTCAACCAGGTCTACATGAACCTGCTGCTCAATGCCGGGCAGGCCATTGTCGAGCGCGGCACGATCACCGTGACCACCGGCCGCGACGAGGCGGAAAACGTCTGGATCCAATTCCAGGACAGCGGCGCCGGCATTGCCCCGGACCTGCTGCAGCGCATCTTCGACCCGTTCTTCACCACCAAACCGGTCGGCAGCGGCACCGGCCTGGGCCTGTCGATTTCCTACGGCATCATCAACAAGCACCACGGCCGCATCGACGTCGAAAGCGTCCCGGGGCAGGGCGCAAGCTTCCGGATCGTGTTGCCGGTGCGGCAGCCGCGGTAG